One genomic region from Flagellimonas oceani encodes:
- a CDS encoding glycoside hydrolase family 15 protein, with amino-acid sequence MDNLNYGIIGNCRSAALISKEGSIDWCCLPQFDSTSIFAKLLDEQKGGSFEIHPKGDYTVQQSYYKNTAILVTRFTDGDNIFELQDFMPRHHKMNGKYKAQPEIIRYVKYVSGSPKFTVKYDPKLEYGLGETKHFVKEDFVASLTHKLKYDTLFLYTSFDKEAVLKGEEITLKEDGYFLIRYNEKILKPTTEKMGLELERTKVYWLDWSAKTPDYQKFKDEIIRSAITLKMLTYDKTGAVLAAATTSLPETIGEVRNWDYRFCWIRDASMVIKVVSELGHKNSAKRYLQFIIDLMPDKDEKLQIMYGINKEKKLTEITLGHLDGYKGSKPVRVGNAAYMQKQNDIYGILMDVIYEQLKNFSNDIENVEELWSITKGIVWIVGKHWEEPDKGIWEFRGEDKHFTFSKVLCWVALDRAIKVAKMFGKTRKLERWTALEQKIKDDIHENAWNSDINAFVQSYGSRHLDASVLLMEPYGFIHPRDPKYVSTVKAIEEGLSNDGLLYRYKNEDDFGLPSSSFTICTFWFINALFKIGEEEKALEHFERLLGYSNHLGLFSEDIDFKTKRLLGNFPQAYSHLALIECAINFSTKQKDERILESIK; translated from the coding sequence ATGGATAATTTGAATTACGGAATTATAGGAAATTGCAGGAGTGCGGCATTGATTTCCAAAGAAGGTTCTATTGACTGGTGCTGTTTGCCACAATTTGACTCCACATCGATATTTGCCAAACTCTTGGATGAGCAAAAGGGCGGCAGTTTTGAGATTCATCCAAAAGGTGATTATACGGTACAACAATCTTATTATAAAAATACGGCCATTTTGGTGACCCGATTTACCGATGGCGACAATATTTTTGAACTACAGGATTTTATGCCCCGCCATCATAAAATGAACGGAAAATATAAGGCACAGCCAGAAATTATCCGGTATGTGAAATATGTGTCGGGATCACCAAAGTTCACGGTCAAATACGACCCTAAACTGGAATATGGCCTGGGAGAGACCAAGCATTTTGTAAAAGAGGACTTTGTGGCCAGCCTTACCCATAAATTAAAATACGATACACTTTTTCTATACACTTCTTTTGACAAGGAGGCGGTTCTTAAGGGTGAAGAGATAACCCTTAAGGAAGATGGCTATTTCTTGATCAGATACAATGAAAAGATATTGAAGCCGACCACGGAAAAAATGGGGCTGGAACTGGAACGCACCAAAGTGTATTGGTTGGATTGGTCTGCAAAGACTCCGGATTACCAAAAGTTCAAGGATGAAATTATCCGAAGCGCCATTACCCTTAAAATGTTGACCTACGATAAAACCGGTGCTGTGCTTGCGGCTGCGACCACATCGCTTCCCGAGACTATTGGTGAGGTCAGGAACTGGGATTATCGCTTTTGCTGGATCAGGGATGCATCGATGGTGATCAAGGTGGTTTCCGAACTGGGCCATAAAAATTCGGCCAAGCGTTACCTTCAGTTTATTATTGATTTGATGCCCGATAAGGACGAGAAGCTCCAGATCATGTACGGTATCAACAAGGAAAAAAAGCTGACGGAAATAACCTTGGGCCATTTGGACGGCTATAAAGGGTCTAAACCTGTTCGTGTGGGCAATGCGGCCTACATGCAAAAGCAGAACGATATCTACGGAATATTGATGGATGTGATCTACGAGCAGTTGAAAAATTTTAGCAACGACATTGAAAATGTGGAAGAGCTTTGGAGCATTACCAAGGGTATTGTGTGGATCGTTGGCAAACACTGGGAAGAACCGGACAAGGGTATTTGGGAGTTCCGAGGTGAGGACAAACACTTCACGTTTTCCAAGGTCCTATGTTGGGTCGCACTAGATAGAGCCATAAAAGTGGCCAAAATGTTCGGGAAAACACGAAAACTGGAACGGTGGACAGCGCTTGAACAGAAGATAAAGGATGACATCCATGAAAATGCATGGAACAGTGACATCAATGCATTTGTACAGAGCTATGGGTCCAGACATTTGGATGCATCCGTTTTATTGATGGAGCCTTATGGGTTTATCCATCCGCGCGACCCCAAATATGTGAGCACTGTAAAGGCTATTGAAGAAGGTTTGAGCAATGACGGTCTTTTATATCGTTACAAAAACGAAGATGATTTTGGATTGCCCTCATCCTCATTTACCATTTGTACGTTCTGGTTCATCAATGCCCTCTTTAAAATAGGGGAAGAAGAAAAGGCCCTGGAACATTTTGAGCGTTTGTTGGGTTACAGTAACCATTTGGGATTGTTCAGCGAGGACATCGACTTTAAAACAAAACGTTTGTTGGGCAATTTCCCACAAGCTTACTCGCATTTGGCCCTTATTGAGTGTGCGATTAATTTTTCCACTAAGCAAAAGGACGAGCGAATACTGGAGTCCATCAAATAA
- a CDS encoding bifunctional alpha,alpha-trehalose-phosphate synthase (UDP-forming)/trehalose-phosphatase — translation MGKTIIISNRLPVQLQISNGTLNAIPSVGGLATGMKSVHSGGESLWIGWSGLTDEDTPEELEDDIDKALKEHGCAKVKLNSDEIDGFYYGFSNRTIWPLFHYFLKYSEFELNYWDTYKAVNQKFADAIIENSDEDDTIWVHDYQLMLVPQMVREKRPNTTIGFFLHIPFPSFEIFRTLPWRDEILEGLLGSDLIGFHTYDYERHFLSSVRRLLGLDVSFNEIYLDNRVIKVDSFPMGIDYKKFRDAALSHDSKSNEERSDLQVRLDNHKASTPDAKLILSIDRLDYSKGIAKRINAFEYFLQKYPEYKEKVRLIILAVPSRSNVPQYQLLKREVDELVGRINGELSTVNWTPIWYFYRSLPFESLIDLYTSSDIAWLTPLRDGMNLVAKEYIATRTDKSGVLILSEMAGSAYEMNEALLINPNNFEQQADTLKRAFNMPMEEQVSRNTFLQKRLERYNVEVWANEFMRSLKEKRDLGKAFISEKMSSEILLSMEESYFKSKKRLLFLDYDGTLAGFHKDPQQASPDEELYELLDKLHQQENTTMFLISGRDKETFTRWFLEKKYNMIVEHGVWISRNGEAFKMLEQVKGDWMSKIRPVLESFVDRTPGSFIEEKNYSLAWHYRNTDPDFGEKRATELNTVLRSLIGNDDISVLNGNKVMEIKNSNVNKGRAATRMLSEDDYDFVFAIGDDWTDEFMFQELPDSAITVKVGLKKTQAKYHVENTARVRQLLKRFTKP, via the coding sequence ATGGGCAAAACTATCATAATCTCAAATCGATTACCCGTTCAGTTACAAATTAGCAATGGAACACTTAATGCAATACCAAGTGTTGGCGGTTTGGCCACTGGGATGAAATCCGTGCACAGTGGAGGTGAAAGTCTATGGATCGGTTGGTCCGGATTAACCGACGAAGATACCCCCGAGGAACTGGAGGATGATATTGACAAAGCACTAAAAGAACATGGCTGTGCCAAAGTAAAGCTTAATTCCGATGAAATAGATGGTTTTTACTACGGCTTTAGCAATAGGACCATTTGGCCCTTGTTTCACTATTTTTTGAAATATTCCGAGTTTGAACTGAATTATTGGGACACCTACAAGGCCGTAAACCAAAAGTTTGCAGATGCCATCATCGAGAATTCCGATGAGGACGATACCATTTGGGTACACGATTACCAATTGATGCTCGTACCTCAAATGGTACGCGAAAAGCGCCCCAATACCACCATTGGTTTCTTTTTGCACATTCCATTTCCTTCTTTCGAAATTTTCCGAACACTGCCTTGGCGCGATGAGATCCTGGAAGGATTGTTGGGCTCGGATCTTATCGGTTTCCACACCTACGACTACGAAAGGCACTTTTTGAGTTCGGTGCGAAGACTGCTCGGACTGGACGTAAGTTTTAATGAGATCTACCTCGACAACAGGGTCATAAAAGTGGATTCCTTCCCTATGGGTATAGATTATAAAAAGTTTAGGGATGCGGCACTCTCACACGACTCCAAAAGCAATGAAGAACGAAGCGACCTACAAGTTCGCTTGGACAACCACAAGGCCTCAACACCAGACGCAAAGCTCATCCTATCCATAGATCGATTGGATTACAGTAAGGGAATCGCAAAGCGCATCAATGCCTTTGAATATTTCCTTCAAAAATACCCGGAATACAAAGAAAAAGTCAGGTTGATCATTTTGGCCGTGCCCTCCCGCTCCAATGTGCCGCAATATCAATTATTAAAAAGAGAGGTCGATGAATTGGTCGGTAGAATCAATGGCGAACTGTCCACCGTGAACTGGACGCCGATTTGGTATTTCTACCGTTCCCTGCCCTTTGAAAGCTTGATTGATCTCTACACCTCTAGCGATATTGCCTGGCTCACCCCTTTGCGCGATGGTATGAACTTGGTGGCAAAGGAATACATTGCTACACGAACGGATAAATCCGGGGTGCTGATTTTGAGCGAAATGGCAGGTTCCGCTTACGAAATGAACGAAGCATTGTTGATCAACCCCAACAACTTTGAGCAACAAGCGGATACACTCAAAAGAGCCTTTAACATGCCCATGGAAGAGCAAGTTTCCCGAAACACCTTTCTGCAAAAAAGACTGGAGCGCTACAACGTGGAAGTCTGGGCCAATGAGTTTATGAGATCCCTTAAGGAAAAAAGGGATTTGGGCAAGGCGTTTATCTCCGAAAAAATGTCTTCAGAAATCCTTTTATCCATGGAAGAATCATATTTCAAATCCAAAAAAAGACTATTGTTCTTGGATTATGATGGGACTTTGGCCGGATTTCACAAAGATCCTCAACAAGCCTCTCCAGATGAAGAACTATATGAACTCCTGGATAAATTGCACCAACAGGAAAACACCACTATGTTCTTGATCAGTGGTCGCGATAAGGAAACCTTTACGCGCTGGTTCCTTGAGAAAAAATACAATATGATCGTAGAACACGGGGTATGGATTTCCAGAAATGGGGAAGCATTCAAAATGTTGGAACAGGTAAAAGGCGATTGGATGAGCAAAATAAGGCCCGTACTGGAATCCTTTGTGGACAGGACGCCCGGCTCGTTTATCGAGGAAAAAAACTATTCCTTGGCTTGGCACTACCGAAATACCGATCCCGACTTTGGGGAAAAAAGAGCCACAGAGTTGAATACCGTTTTGCGTAGTTTAATAGGTAATGACGATATTAGCGTTCTTAACGGAAACAAGGTCATGGAAATAAAGAACAGCAACGTGAACAAAGGTAGGGCTGCCACCAGAATGTTGAGCGAAGATGATTACGACTTTGTATTTGCCATAGGTGACGACTGGACCGATGAATTTATGTTCCAAGAGCTACCAGATTCGGCAATTACCGTTAAGGTCGGACTTAAAAAAACCCAAGCCAAATACCATGTGGAAAACACTGCAAGGGTTAGGCAGCTTTTAAAACGTTTTACAAAACCATGA
- a CDS encoding nuclear transport factor 2 family protein: protein MTRAIFIICFLLTSIQISAQTETEVYLFDLELNNGKPVLTNPKNISNNPGYDNQPSFWDNGSVLFASNRQDQTDVLQFNVNEGSTSSWLTYTTAGSEYSPLRIPGENAISAIRLDVDGLQRLYRYDFKTSESSPITDLKIGYHVWYNKHILIATVLVENRMDLKIINLEDNTQKTVYQNVGRSLHNIPGTDLVSFIGKKNNAWEILSLDPITGESKKITNTYDKEEDICWLNENIIITGAGKKLLMLDIDSENPDWETIIEFPQEEINNISRIAISPNGKRLAFVAEESPAKIIQKQVRSFNNRDLDAFVSCFAENVQVSRFPNEKMYQGSDKMRENYERFFENVKSSSVEVVNRIVVGNTVIDEEVTKVDGRDGRQVAIYQVANGTISSMTFIFPDGPLTDAESIVQEQLDAYNKRDLDAFADTYSQGIELYQYPNKLNSKGLSKLKQQYGSFFESTPDLNCEIVNRIVIGNKVIDHESVTVNGSVFKAIAIYEVTNGEIAKVTFIQ, encoded by the coding sequence ATGACACGAGCGATTTTCATTATTTGCTTTTTGCTTACAAGCATCCAAATTTCTGCCCAGACCGAAACAGAGGTCTACCTTTTTGATTTGGAACTGAATAATGGAAAACCCGTATTGACCAACCCAAAAAATATATCCAACAACCCGGGGTACGACAACCAACCTTCTTTTTGGGACAATGGCAGTGTTCTATTTGCATCCAATCGGCAAGATCAAACGGATGTTCTTCAATTTAATGTGAATGAAGGAAGTACATCCTCTTGGCTGACCTATACCACGGCAGGCAGCGAATACTCTCCGCTCCGTATCCCCGGAGAAAATGCAATTTCGGCCATCCGGTTGGATGTGGACGGATTGCAACGTTTATACAGATATGATTTTAAAACCAGTGAATCCAGCCCGATAACCGATTTAAAAATTGGCTATCACGTTTGGTACAACAAGCATATTTTGATTGCAACGGTCTTGGTGGAAAACCGCATGGATTTAAAGATCATCAATTTGGAAGACAATACCCAAAAAACGGTTTATCAAAATGTGGGACGGTCGCTGCACAACATACCCGGCACCGATTTGGTGAGCTTTATCGGCAAAAAGAACAATGCTTGGGAAATTTTGTCCCTTGACCCCATTACGGGAGAATCCAAAAAAATTACAAACACCTACGATAAAGAAGAGGATATTTGCTGGTTGAACGAAAATATCATTATCACCGGGGCCGGCAAAAAACTTTTGATGCTGGACATTGATTCTGAAAATCCCGATTGGGAAACTATCATCGAATTTCCGCAGGAAGAAATCAACAATATTAGTCGAATTGCCATTAGCCCCAACGGCAAACGCTTGGCCTTTGTGGCTGAGGAATCTCCTGCCAAAATCATTCAAAAACAAGTACGATCGTTTAACAACAGGGATTTGGATGCCTTTGTCTCATGTTTTGCAGAAAATGTGCAGGTCAGCCGTTTTCCTAACGAGAAAATGTATCAGGGCAGCGACAAAATGAGGGAGAATTATGAACGGTTTTTTGAAAACGTCAAATCCTCGAGCGTGGAAGTCGTTAACCGAATCGTAGTAGGAAACACGGTTATCGATGAGGAAGTTACCAAGGTTGATGGCAGGGACGGTCGCCAAGTGGCCATTTACCAAGTGGCCAATGGGACTATTTCCTCGATGACCTTTATTTTTCCCGATGGCCCGTTGACCGATGCCGAGAGCATAGTTCAAGAACAGCTGGATGCATATAACAAAAGGGATTTGGATGCTTTTGCGGACACCTATTCGCAGGGTATAGAACTCTATCAATATCCGAACAAGCTCAACTCAAAAGGCCTTTCAAAATTAAAGCAACAATACGGTTCATTTTTTGAGAGCACACCGGATTTGAACTGTGAGATAGTAAACAGGATCGTAATCGGAAACAAGGTTATTGACCATGAGTCCGTAACCGTAAACGGAAGCGTTTTTAAGGCCATCGCCATTTACGAAGTAACGAACGGAGAAATCGCGAAGGTCACGTTTATTCAATAA
- a CDS encoding TMEM175 family protein, protein MKLPHNRSRIEAFSDGVFAFAATLLVVSVGTQAETSILQVDWMVFLSFGVSFFALVGLWSVHYNFFRRTSYMDNLIIGLNAVLLFLILYYIFPIKSLINSWTGTLQINADEFSSLFQLYSLGFLLIFACYALMYLRVYKKADNSNMKHLFYARHFGLFVIVALVSIGIAKLQLGLYYGLPGIVYALLGPFCYFHAVYFQKKTNAF, encoded by the coding sequence ATGAAACTGCCTCATAATAGAAGTAGAATTGAAGCCTTTAGCGATGGGGTTTTTGCCTTTGCCGCCACTTTATTGGTGGTTTCCGTGGGCACCCAGGCAGAAACTTCAATCTTACAGGTAGACTGGATGGTGTTTTTGAGTTTTGGGGTAAGTTTTTTTGCGCTGGTCGGATTATGGTCGGTACATTACAATTTCTTCCGAAGGACCAGCTATATGGACAACCTTATTATTGGCCTAAATGCGGTTCTCCTTTTTTTGATACTCTATTACATCTTCCCCATAAAGTCCTTGATCAATTCATGGACCGGCACGCTACAAATCAATGCAGATGAATTTTCATCATTGTTCCAACTGTACAGTCTTGGGTTTCTTCTAATTTTCGCCTGCTATGCGCTTATGTATTTAAGAGTGTACAAAAAAGCAGATAACAGCAACATGAAACATCTTTTCTATGCTCGTCATTTTGGGCTTTTTGTGATCGTTGCCCTAGTCTCCATTGGTATTGCCAAGCTTCAATTGGGATTATATTACGGTCTTCCAGGTATCGTATATGCTCTTTTGGGTCCTTTTTGTTATTTTCACGCAGTTTACTTTCAGAAAAAAACCAACGCTTTTTAA
- a CDS encoding M28 family metallopeptidase encodes MRKILHLLFVIFTTTIYAQTDTRIYDIINAVSAERIENDVTTLANFGTRHTLSDTVSQTRGIGAARRWIKSELEKISADCSDCLEVFYQSNFIEEGDNARIVKDVEIVNVVAIQRGTKFPNRFIIMSGDIDSRVSDPNNYTSDSPGANDNASGMAGTIEAARVLSKYKFESSIIFVGLSGEEQGLYGGKGLAEHAKEKGWDIVGILNNDMIGNITGVDGVVSNRDFRIFSEPVPPTETEEERRARRFYGGEVDGISRQLARYVHKTTQTYMPEMNPMMIYRLDRFGRGGHHRPFNDVGYAGIRIMEAHENYTQQHQDIREEDGIAYGDVLEHVNFEYAKKLTAVNAINLASIAWAPPAPETVEIGGVVEPSAKFRWSKVENAVGYKIYWRDTTSPTWDHYKYVGDVTEHTLEGVVIDNYFFGVAAVGKDGHESPVVFPNKVFR; translated from the coding sequence ATGAGAAAAATACTCCACTTGCTATTTGTGATTTTCACGACCACAATCTATGCCCAAACCGATACCAGAATCTATGACATCATCAACGCAGTGTCAGCAGAACGAATTGAAAACGATGTAACCACTTTGGCCAACTTTGGAACCAGACATACCTTGAGCGACACGGTTTCCCAAACCCGGGGAATCGGTGCTGCAAGAAGATGGATCAAGTCTGAATTGGAGAAAATCTCAGCCGACTGTAGTGATTGTCTAGAGGTATTTTATCAGAGTAACTTTATAGAAGAAGGCGATAACGCCAGAATCGTGAAAGATGTGGAAATTGTGAACGTGGTGGCCATTCAGCGCGGCACCAAGTTTCCCAACCGCTTTATCATCATGAGCGGGGACATCGACTCCCGTGTCAGCGACCCTAACAACTACACATCTGACTCCCCCGGTGCCAACGATAATGCCAGTGGAATGGCAGGAACCATTGAGGCTGCTAGAGTTTTATCAAAATACAAGTTCGAGAGCAGTATCATTTTTGTAGGCCTGTCCGGAGAGGAACAAGGACTATATGGCGGAAAAGGTCTTGCTGAACATGCCAAGGAAAAAGGCTGGGATATTGTGGGCATCCTCAACAACGATATGATCGGAAACATCACGGGGGTCGATGGTGTGGTAAGCAATAGGGATTTTAGAATTTTTTCCGAACCCGTTCCCCCGACCGAGACCGAGGAAGAGCGAAGAGCAAGGCGTTTTTACGGTGGCGAAGTGGATGGAATCTCCCGACAATTGGCACGATATGTACACAAAACCACCCAGACCTATATGCCAGAAATGAACCCCATGATGATCTACCGCTTGGATAGGTTTGGTCGCGGCGGTCACCATAGACCTTTTAACGATGTAGGTTATGCAGGTATCAGAATTATGGAAGCCCACGAGAATTATACACAGCAACACCAAGACATACGCGAAGAGGACGGTATTGCCTACGGTGATGTTTTGGAACACGTGAATTTTGAATATGCCAAAAAACTTACCGCGGTAAACGCCATCAACCTCGCCTCTATAGCATGGGCGCCACCTGCCCCCGAGACGGTTGAAATCGGAGGCGTGGTTGAACCAAGTGCCAAGTTTAGATGGAGCAAAGTGGAAAATGCGGTCGGGTACAAAATATATTGGAGGGACACCACTTCCCCTACTTGGGACCATTACAAGTATGTGGGCGACGTTACAGAGCACACCTTGGAGGGAGTGGTAATAGACAATTACTTTTTTGGAGTTGCCGCCGTTGGTAAAGATGGACACGAAAGCCCAGTGGTCTTCCCGAACAAAGTTTTTAGATAA
- a CDS encoding M1 family metallopeptidase, whose product MKQILFFTTLFIGILATHAQNFTKQDTLRGSITPEREWWDLNHYDLNVKVEPSKKFISGYNVLRYKVLEEHKTLQIDLQKPMEISSIEQDGKKLKFTSQGNAHFIKLKKKQVPGEFNEIKITYSGHPREAVRAPWDGGFSWKEDSNGNPFVATSCQGLGASVWWPNKDHMYDEVDSMRISVTVPKELMDVSNGQLESVEEKGDFTTYNWVVKNPINNYGVNVNIGNYVHFDEVYEGENGPLKLDYYVLPENLEKAKKQFVQTPMMLQAFEHWFGPYPFYEDGFKLVEVPYLGMEHQSSVTYGNQYQNGYLGSDLSGTGWGLQFDFIIIHEAGHEWFANNITYKDIADMWVHEGFTAYSENLYLDYHFGTKASEEYVIGTRSKIQNDRPIIGPYGVNQSGSGDMYYKGANILHTLRQLVEDDEKWRQVLRGLNKDFYHQTVTTKEIEDYLSNKTEKDLSAFFDQYLRTTMIPTLEYKLEGDSIEYRYTNVVDDFDMPVRVFVNGAEKWLFPSNEWKKEKLDGSQVNFDKNFYIETQKI is encoded by the coding sequence ATGAAGCAAATACTCTTTTTTACCACACTTTTTATTGGAATCTTGGCCACGCATGCTCAAAATTTCACCAAACAGGATACCTTGAGAGGCAGTATTACACCGGAACGTGAATGGTGGGATTTGAACCATTACGACCTCAATGTAAAAGTGGAACCTTCCAAAAAATTCATTTCGGGCTACAATGTGTTGAGGTATAAAGTGTTGGAGGAGCACAAAACACTTCAAATCGACCTTCAAAAGCCAATGGAAATCTCATCTATTGAACAGGACGGTAAAAAACTAAAATTTACTTCGCAGGGCAATGCACATTTCATCAAACTAAAGAAAAAACAGGTCCCTGGAGAGTTCAACGAAATAAAGATCACATATTCAGGACATCCAAGAGAAGCGGTAAGAGCCCCATGGGATGGCGGTTTTTCATGGAAAGAAGATAGTAATGGCAATCCCTTTGTGGCCACATCTTGCCAAGGATTGGGAGCCAGCGTTTGGTGGCCCAACAAAGACCATATGTACGACGAAGTGGACAGTATGCGGATAAGCGTTACCGTTCCCAAAGAACTAATGGATGTTTCCAACGGACAACTGGAGAGCGTTGAGGAAAAAGGTGATTTTACCACCTACAATTGGGTGGTAAAAAACCCCATCAACAACTATGGGGTAAATGTCAACATTGGGAACTATGTCCATTTTGATGAAGTTTACGAAGGTGAAAACGGTCCTTTGAAGCTGGATTATTACGTGTTGCCCGAAAATCTCGAAAAAGCCAAAAAGCAGTTTGTCCAGACCCCCATGATGCTCCAGGCCTTTGAACATTGGTTTGGCCCCTACCCTTTTTATGAGGATGGGTTCAAACTAGTGGAAGTGCCTTATCTGGGTATGGAGCACCAAAGCTCGGTCACTTACGGAAATCAATATCAAAACGGATATTTGGGCAGCGATCTATCCGGCACGGGATGGGGGCTTCAATTCGATTTTATCATTATACACGAAGCGGGGCACGAATGGTTCGCGAACAATATCACTTACAAGGACATTGCCGATATGTGGGTGCATGAGGGATTTACGGCTTACTCGGAGAACCTCTATCTCGATTATCATTTTGGCACAAAAGCGTCCGAAGAATACGTTATAGGAACACGCTCCAAAATACAAAACGACCGTCCCATTATTGGACCTTATGGGGTAAACCAATCCGGTTCGGGAGACATGTATTACAAAGGTGCGAACATCCTCCACACCCTGCGCCAATTGGTGGAAGATGATGAAAAATGGAGACAGGTACTTCGAGGCCTGAACAAGGATTTTTATCATCAAACGGTCACAACGAAAGAAATTGAGGATTACCTGAGCAATAAAACGGAGAAAGACCTATCAGCCTTTTTCGACCAATACCTTCGGACGACCATGATTCCAACTTTGGAGTACAAATTGGAAGGAGACTCGATTGAGTACCGTTATACCAATGTAGTGGATGATTTTGATATGCCAGTCCGAGTTTTTGTAAATGGTGCCGAAAAGTGGCTGTTCCCCAGCAACGAATGGAAAAAAGAAAAATTGGACGGAAGCCAAGTGAACTTCGATAAAAACTTTTACATAGAGACCCAAAAAATCTGA
- a CDS encoding YdeI/OmpD-associated family protein, with protein sequence MEKHPEHYFKNDGEWRDWLHENHNTHTGIHLIFYKVEHHKDSMRWEEAVKVALCYGWIDSTVRSLGDGKRKQYFCPRKPKSTWSKVNKDYIKELKSNGLMHKSGLDAIEIAKENGSWTELDDVENGIVPEDLQKAFGHNTTAHKNFKSFTKGQRKSYLYWLKQAKRQETRNKRISEIVSLSEKNIKYRT encoded by the coding sequence TTGGAAAAGCACCCAGAGCATTACTTCAAAAATGATGGGGAGTGGCGCGATTGGCTACATGAGAACCATAACACCCACACGGGCATACATCTTATTTTCTACAAAGTGGAACACCACAAGGATAGTATGCGATGGGAAGAAGCCGTAAAAGTGGCCCTATGTTATGGTTGGATAGATAGCACGGTTCGTAGTCTCGGCGACGGCAAACGAAAGCAATACTTCTGCCCCAGAAAACCTAAAAGTACTTGGAGCAAGGTGAACAAGGATTACATAAAGGAGTTAAAATCCAACGGTTTGATGCATAAAAGTGGACTTGATGCGATAGAAATTGCCAAGGAAAATGGCTCTTGGACCGAATTGGATGATGTTGAAAACGGTATTGTTCCCGAAGATTTACAAAAAGCGTTCGGTCATAATACAACTGCACATAAGAACTTTAAAAGTTTTACAAAAGGTCAAAGAAAAAGTTATCTCTATTGGTTAAAACAGGCCAAACGACAAGAGACCCGAAATAAAAGAATATCGGAAATCGTATCCCTTTCGGAAAAAAACATCAAATACAGAACGTAA